Proteins from a genomic interval of Pseudoruegeria sp. SHC-113:
- the lpdA gene encoding dihydrolipoyl dehydrogenase has protein sequence MDVKVPDIGDFDSVPVVSILVAVGDTVAAEDPLIELESDKATMEVPSPAAGKVLSIAVAEGDTVSEGSLILTLEAEGGAASEAVEAPSAAAAPAAPAAVAATGTASGKGDVHGEVVVLGSGPGGYTAAFRAADLGKKVVLIEKDPYLGGVCLNVGCIPSKALLHAAKVITEAEEMGEHGITFAKPKTDIDKLRSWKESVVKQLTGGLAGLAKGRKVEVVTGYGQFTGPNMIEVDNDGKKTTVSFDNCIIAAGSEPVELPFIPHDDPRVIDSTGALELKEIPKRLLVLGGGIIGLEMGCVYDALGSKVTVVEFMDQIIPGADKDIVKPLAKRIEGRYENIFTKTKVTAVEAQKKGLKVTMEGPDGEIVDTFDMVLVSVGRRPNGAKINAAAAGVAVDERGFIAVDNQQRTGVPHIFAIGDVVGQPMLAHKAVHEGKVAAEVCAGHKRFFDAKIIPSVAYTDPEVAWVGVTENEAKAKGLKIGKGVFPWAASGRSLSLGRSEGITKLIFDESDDRVIGAGIVGPNAGDLIAEVALAIEMGADAVDLGHTIHPHPTLSETVNFAAEMFEGTITDLMPPRKKKH, from the coding sequence ATGGACGTCAAAGTACCCGATATCGGTGATTTCGATTCCGTTCCGGTGGTGAGCATCCTCGTGGCGGTGGGCGACACCGTTGCTGCCGAGGATCCGCTGATCGAGCTGGAAAGCGACAAGGCCACGATGGAAGTGCCGAGCCCGGCTGCGGGCAAGGTGCTCTCGATCGCTGTGGCCGAAGGCGACACCGTGTCCGAAGGCTCGCTGATCCTGACGCTGGAAGCAGAAGGGGGAGCGGCCTCGGAGGCCGTCGAGGCCCCCTCGGCCGCCGCTGCCCCGGCGGCGCCTGCCGCCGTTGCCGCGACAGGCACCGCATCCGGCAAGGGTGATGTGCATGGCGAGGTTGTGGTTCTGGGCTCCGGTCCCGGCGGCTACACCGCCGCTTTCCGGGCTGCCGATCTGGGCAAGAAGGTCGTGCTGATCGAGAAGGATCCCTATCTCGGTGGGGTTTGCCTGAACGTGGGCTGTATCCCCTCCAAGGCGCTGCTGCATGCGGCCAAGGTGATCACCGAGGCCGAGGAAATGGGCGAGCACGGCATCACCTTCGCCAAGCCCAAGACCGACATCGACAAGCTGCGGTCTTGGAAAGAGAGCGTGGTGAAACAGCTCACGGGCGGCCTTGCCGGGCTCGCCAAGGGCCGCAAGGTCGAGGTGGTGACGGGCTACGGCCAGTTCACCGGGCCGAACATGATCGAGGTCGACAACGACGGCAAGAAGACCACCGTCAGTTTTGACAATTGCATCATCGCGGCCGGCTCCGAGCCGGTGGAGCTGCCCTTCATTCCCCATGACGACCCGCGCGTGATCGATTCCACCGGCGCGCTGGAGCTGAAAGAGATCCCGAAACGCCTGCTGGTTCTGGGCGGCGGCATCATCGGGCTCGAGATGGGCTGCGTCTACGATGCGCTCGGCTCCAAGGTGACGGTTGTCGAGTTCATGGATCAGATCATCCCTGGCGCCGACAAGGACATCGTGAAGCCCTTGGCCAAGCGCATCGAGGGCCGCTACGAGAACATCTTCACCAAGACGAAGGTCACCGCCGTGGAGGCCCAGAAGAAGGGGCTGAAGGTCACGATGGAAGGCCCCGACGGGGAGATCGTGGACACCTTCGACATGGTGCTCGTCTCCGTTGGTCGCCGCCCCAATGGCGCCAAGATCAACGCCGCTGCGGCCGGTGTAGCGGTGGATGAGCGCGGCTTCATCGCGGTGGACAACCAGCAGCGGACCGGCGTGCCGCATATCTTCGCCATCGGCGACGTGGTGGGCCAGCCGATGCTCGCGCATAAAGCGGTGCATGAAGGCAAAGTGGCGGCGGAAGTCTGCGCCGGGCACAAGCGCTTCTTTGATGCCAAAATCATCCCCTCCGTGGCCTATACCGATCCGGAAGTGGCCTGGGTGGGCGTGACGGAGAACGAAGCCAAGGCGAAGGGTCTGAAAATCGGCAAAGGGGTGTTCCCCTGGGCTGCGTCAGGTCGCTCTCTCTCGCTGGGGCGTTCGGAAGGCATCACCAAGCTGATTTTTGATGAAAGCGATGATCGCGTGATCGGGGCGGGCATCGTTGGCCCCAACGCCGGTGACCTGATCGCCGAAGTGGCGCTGGCCATCGAAATGGGCGCGGATGCGGTGGACCTCGGCCACACGATCCACCCCCACCCGACGCTCAGCGAAACCGTGAACTTCGCCGCCGAGATGTTCGAAGGCACGATCACGGACCTCATGCCGCCGCGCAAGAAGAAGCACTGA
- the aceF gene encoding dihydrolipoyllysine-residue acetyltransferase → MTIEVKVPDIGDFDSVPVVTVLVSVGDVIAVEDPIVELESDKATMEVPSSAAGKVVEIKVSEGDTVSEGSLILVLEGEGAAAAPAAAPAAAPAAAPAAAPAAAPAAAPAAAPAPVTDAGFGKAHASPSVRAFARTLDVDIAKVNGTGRKGRILREDVMKAFKGAAAPAASGGAAQGGMGIPPIPAVDFSKFGPVENVDMPRIKKISGPALHRSWLNIPHVTHNEEADITDLDGYRRELDGIAKQEGYRVTLLSFVVKASVSALKQHWEVNSSIHPDGDKLIKKDFYNIGFAADTPNGLVVPVIKDADRKGIIEISKDLMELSAKARDGKLKGDDMSGATFTISSLGGIGGTSFTPIVNAPEVAILGLTRSKMAPVWDGEQFVPRLMQPLSLSYDHRAIDGALAARFCATLKHLLGDVRRLML, encoded by the coding sequence ATGACAATTGAAGTGAAAGTTCCCGACATCGGCGATTTCGACTCGGTCCCGGTCGTCACGGTTCTGGTGAGCGTGGGCGATGTGATCGCCGTGGAGGATCCGATCGTCGAGCTGGAAAGCGACAAGGCGACGATGGAAGTCCCCTCCTCTGCCGCTGGCAAGGTGGTGGAGATCAAGGTCTCCGAAGGCGATACGGTGTCGGAAGGCTCCCTGATCCTCGTGCTGGAAGGCGAGGGCGCTGCCGCCGCCCCCGCAGCGGCTCCGGCCGCCGCGCCAGCTGCTGCCCCCGCCGCAGCGCCTGCTGCCGCTCCCGCTGCTGCCCCGGCGGCGGCTCCGGCCCCTGTTACCGATGCCGGCTTCGGCAAGGCCCACGCGAGCCCCTCCGTGCGCGCTTTCGCCCGCACGCTTGACGTGGACATCGCCAAGGTCAACGGCACGGGCCGCAAGGGCCGCATCCTGCGTGAAGACGTGATGAAAGCTTTCAAAGGCGCCGCCGCACCGGCCGCCTCTGGCGGCGCCGCCCAAGGCGGCATGGGGATCCCGCCGATCCCGGCGGTGGACTTCTCCAAGTTCGGCCCCGTCGAGAATGTGGACATGCCCCGGATCAAGAAGATCTCCGGCCCGGCCCTGCACCGCAGCTGGCTGAACATCCCGCATGTGACCCACAACGAGGAAGCCGATATCACCGATCTGGACGGCTACCGCCGCGAGCTTGACGGCATTGCCAAGCAGGAAGGCTACCGCGTCACGCTGCTGTCCTTCGTGGTGAAAGCCTCCGTCTCTGCGCTCAAGCAGCACTGGGAGGTGAACTCCTCGATCCACCCGGATGGCGACAAGCTGATCAAGAAGGATTTCTACAACATCGGCTTCGCGGCAGACACGCCCAACGGGCTGGTTGTACCTGTGATCAAGGACGCCGACCGCAAGGGCATCATCGAGATCTCCAAGGATCTGATGGAGCTCTCCGCCAAGGCGCGTGACGGCAAGCTGAAGGGCGATGACATGTCCGGCGCGACCTTCACGATCTCCTCGCTGGGCGGCATCGGCGGCACCAGCTTCACCCCGATCGTGAACGCACCGGAAGTGGCGATCTTGGGCCTCACCCGTTCCAAGATGGCACCCGTCTGGGACGGCGAGCAATTCGTGCCGCGCCTGATGCAGCCGCTCTCGCTCTCCTACGACCACCGCGCCATCGACGGCGCGTTGGCCGCGCGCTTCTGCGCCACGCTGAAACACCTGCTCGGCGACGTGCGCCGGCTGATGCTGTGA
- the aceE gene encoding pyruvate dehydrogenase (acetyl-transferring), homodimeric type: MSGQTPDIDPVESQEWQEAIEDVIARDGADRAHFLLDKAVQQARAAGATLPFSATTPYQNTIPADDQLEFPGDMEMEWRIRTINRWNAMATVVRRNKESSEYGGHIASFASSAVMYDIGLNHFWRAKSAIHGGDLVFFQGHVIPGIYARSFMEGRISEEELLNFRSEVDGKGLSSYPHPWLMPDYWQFPTVSMGLGPLMAIYQARFMKYMHNRGLIDMADRKVWCFLGDGEMDEPESRGAIDLAAREGLDNLIFVINCNLQRLDGPVRGNHKIVQELEGDFRGAGWNVIKLLWGKGWDELLEKDTSGRLRQLMDETVDGDYQTFKSKDGAYIREHFFGKYPETAKLVEDWSDEQIWALRRGGHDPEKVYTAFKKATETKGQPSCLLVKTVKGHGMGTAGEGQNTTHQQKKLNEEQLRAFRDRFQIPVSDEDVGKAPFVSLNNAQKAYLADRRKALGGAFPQRFHDTPALDIPALDKFAAQLKGTGDREISTTMAFVRILTTLLRDKQIGKQVVPIVPDESRTFGMEGLFRSVGIYNPLGQLYTPQDADQMSYYKESTDGQVLQEGINEAGAMADWIAAATAYSNHGVPMIPFFIYYSMFGFQRIGDLAWAAGDSRARGFMLGGTAGRTTLNGEGLQHEDGHSHILAGTIPNCISYDPTFQFEVAVIIQNGLKRMYGDQEDVYFYLTLMNENYAHPDMPMGAEEGIIKGLYRFSEVKKPTKKHVNLMGSGTILVQALKAAEMLKEDFGVTADIWSATSLNELARDGQDAERHNRLNPLAEPKKAYVTEALEGSKGPIICATDYMKNYAEQIRGFIPDGQRFTVLGTDGFGRSDSRVNLRRFFEVDANHIAAAAMVDLYRDGAVTKKDLEAALTKYDIDGAKPNPRLV, encoded by the coding sequence ATGAGTGGTCAGACCCCTGACATCGATCCCGTTGAATCACAGGAATGGCAGGAAGCCATCGAGGATGTGATCGCCCGGGACGGCGCCGACCGCGCGCATTTCCTGCTCGACAAAGCCGTCCAGCAGGCCCGCGCCGCCGGGGCCACCCTGCCCTTCTCGGCAACCACCCCCTACCAGAACACCATCCCGGCAGACGATCAGCTTGAGTTCCCCGGCGACATGGAAATGGAATGGCGCATCCGCACCATCAACCGCTGGAACGCCATGGCCACGGTGGTGCGCCGCAACAAGGAAAGCAGCGAGTACGGCGGCCACATCGCCTCCTTCGCCTCCTCGGCGGTGATGTATGACATCGGCCTGAACCACTTCTGGCGCGCAAAATCCGCGATCCACGGCGGCGATCTGGTGTTCTTCCAGGGCCACGTGATCCCCGGCATCTACGCGCGTTCCTTCATGGAAGGCCGCATCAGTGAGGAAGAGCTTCTGAACTTCCGCTCCGAAGTGGACGGCAAAGGGCTCTCCTCCTACCCGCACCCCTGGCTGATGCCCGATTACTGGCAGTTCCCGACCGTCTCCATGGGCCTTGGCCCGCTGATGGCGATCTACCAGGCGCGTTTCATGAAATACATGCACAACCGCGGCCTGATCGACATGGCCGACCGTAAGGTGTGGTGTTTCCTCGGCGATGGCGAGATGGACGAGCCCGAAAGCCGTGGCGCGATCGACCTCGCGGCCCGCGAAGGGCTCGACAACCTGATCTTCGTGATCAACTGCAACCTGCAGCGCCTTGATGGCCCGGTGCGCGGCAACCACAAGATCGTGCAGGAACTCGAAGGCGATTTCCGCGGCGCGGGCTGGAACGTGATCAAGCTCCTCTGGGGTAAGGGCTGGGACGAGCTGCTGGAGAAAGACACCTCCGGCCGCCTGCGCCAGCTGATGGATGAAACCGTGGACGGCGACTACCAGACGTTCAAATCCAAGGATGGCGCCTACATCCGCGAGCATTTCTTCGGCAAATACCCGGAGACGGCCAAACTGGTGGAAGACTGGAGCGACGAGCAGATCTGGGCGCTCCGCCGCGGCGGCCACGACCCGGAGAAGGTCTATACCGCTTTCAAGAAGGCCACCGAGACCAAGGGCCAGCCCTCCTGCCTTCTGGTGAAAACCGTGAAGGGCCACGGCATGGGCACCGCTGGCGAAGGCCAGAACACCACCCACCAGCAGAAGAAGCTCAACGAAGAGCAGCTGCGCGCTTTCCGTGATCGCTTCCAGATCCCGGTCTCCGACGAGGACGTGGGCAAGGCGCCCTTCGTTTCGCTCAACAACGCGCAGAAGGCCTATCTGGCGGACCGTCGCAAGGCGCTCGGCGGGGCCTTCCCGCAGCGTTTCCACGACACGCCCGCTCTGGACATCCCGGCGCTCGACAAATTCGCCGCGCAACTGAAAGGCACCGGCGATCGCGAGATTTCCACCACGATGGCCTTCGTGCGCATCCTGACAACGCTGCTGCGCGACAAGCAGATCGGCAAGCAGGTGGTACCGATCGTGCCGGATGAAAGCCGCACTTTCGGCATGGAAGGCCTGTTCCGCTCGGTGGGCATCTACAACCCGCTCGGCCAGCTCTACACGCCGCAGGACGCCGACCAGATGTCCTACTACAAGGAGAGCACGGACGGTCAGGTTCTGCAGGAAGGCATCAACGAGGCCGGTGCCATGGCCGATTGGATCGCGGCGGCCACCGCCTATTCCAACCATGGCGTGCCGATGATCCCCTTCTTCATCTACTACTCCATGTTCGGCTTCCAACGGATCGGCGATCTGGCCTGGGCCGCAGGCGACAGCCGTGCGCGCGGCTTCATGCTGGGCGGCACCGCGGGGCGCACCACGCTCAACGGTGAAGGCCTGCAGCACGAGGACGGCCACAGCCACATCCTCGCCGGCACGATCCCGAACTGCATCAGCTATGATCCGACCTTCCAGTTCGAGGTGGCCGTGATCATCCAGAACGGGCTGAAGCGGATGTATGGCGATCAGGAAGACGTGTATTTCTACCTGACCCTGATGAACGAGAACTATGCCCACCCCGACATGCCCATGGGCGCCGAGGAGGGCATCATCAAGGGGCTCTACCGCTTCTCCGAAGTGAAGAAGCCGACGAAGAAACACGTGAACCTGATGGGCTCCGGCACGATCCTCGTGCAGGCGCTGAAGGCCGCGGAGATGCTGAAGGAAGATTTCGGCGTCACGGCCGATATCTGGTCCGCCACCAGCCTCAACGAACTGGCCCGCGACGGTCAGGACGCCGAGCGCCACAACCGCCTGAACCCGCTCGCCGAGCCGAAGAAGGCCTATGTGACGGAAGCGCTGGAAGGCTCCAAGGGCCCGATCATCTGCGCCACGGACTACATGAAGAACTACGCCGAACAGATCCGGGGCTTCATCCCGGACGGCCAGCGCTTCACGGTTCTGGGCACCGATGGCTTCGGCCGCTCCGACAGCCGCGTCAACCTGCGCCGCTTCTTCGAAGTGGACGCCAACCACATCGCCGCTGCCGCGATGGTCGATCTCTACCGCGATGGCGCGGTGACGAAGAAAGATCTCGAAGCAGCCCTCACCAAATACGACATCGACGGCGCTAAGCCGAACCCGCGGCTCGTGTAA
- the phbB gene encoding acetoacetyl-CoA reductase, translating into MARTALVTGGTRGIGAAIAKKLKAEGYNVAATYGGNDEAAKAFTAETGIATFKWSVGDYEACKEGIAKVEAEVGPVDVLVNNAGITRDAPFHRMTPEQWHEVIDTNLTGVFNMSHNVWGGMRERKFGRIVTISSINGQKGQFAQANYAASKAGDIGFTKALAQEGARAGITVNVICPGYINTEMMSTIPEKVMNEVILPQIPVGRLGEADEIARCVAFLASDDAAFITGSTISANGGQYMA; encoded by the coding sequence ATGGCCAGAACAGCACTTGTCACCGGCGGCACACGCGGCATCGGCGCCGCCATCGCGAAGAAACTGAAAGCCGAGGGCTACAACGTCGCCGCCACCTATGGCGGCAACGATGAGGCCGCGAAAGCCTTCACCGCCGAAACCGGCATCGCCACTTTCAAATGGTCTGTCGGCGACTACGAGGCTTGCAAAGAAGGCATCGCCAAGGTCGAGGCCGAGGTTGGCCCCGTCGACGTGCTCGTCAACAACGCCGGCATCACCCGCGACGCCCCCTTCCACCGCATGACGCCCGAACAGTGGCACGAGGTGATCGACACCAACCTCACCGGCGTGTTCAACATGAGCCACAACGTCTGGGGCGGGATGCGCGAGCGCAAGTTCGGCCGGATCGTGACGATCTCCTCCATCAACGGCCAGAAAGGCCAGTTCGCCCAGGCCAACTACGCCGCCTCGAAAGCCGGCGACATCGGCTTCACCAAGGCGCTGGCCCAGGAAGGCGCACGCGCAGGCATCACCGTGAACGTGATCTGCCCGGGCTACATCAACACCGAGATGATGAGCACGATCCCTGAAAAAGTGATGAACGAGGTTATCCTGCCGCAGATCCCGGTGGGCCGCCTCGGCGAGGCCGACGAGATCGCGCGCTGCGTGGCCTTCCTTGCTTCGGATGACGCCGCCTTTATCACCGGCTCCACCATCTCCGCCAATGGCGGCCAGTACATGGCCTAA
- a CDS encoding BTAD domain-containing putative transcriptional regulator: MQKTLQISVIGDVEIRLSGEAVLTGKRKALALLTYLALVAPHRFPRSVVAGLLWEDVSEAAARNSLRQILSDVRKAFTGPAEPLVAIDRETIGLDLENTSIDAVTLMDDLAAGQLPDVLQANPELPDLLFRGLDGIGSEFDSWLREMRRVFEEQLTERLGKLIEPGQAAEDIRLKAAGILLRLDPYNEKACRVVMAISAGQGETREALKAYDALFQRLEEEMDIEPSPQTQDLAVKIKMGEFSVEPSPAPAAPTAGPAGPAAPLGQNGPPRLAVFPFQNLGPDDVPDYFVDGILEDTVCMLASLKEPRVLSSNSTRGVNLRERSAQDRARDLGANYTVFGSIRRAHQRYHISVQLVEVGTELVEWARTYTASENELFDIQSHIAGSIANRLQPSVQTAELRRTNGFKPADLSAYHLTLRAKELAFRLNRESFGEARDLLVMAAEKDPTFAPTFIALTDWYSISLGQGWSSDVGKDWRALEDAASQALRLSGESGRALAMYAHNRAIHGGARSVSHQMLERALEHSPSDAETLLWTVPTFAFQGQAALAVQNGQRAMTLSPQDPFMFRYEHFLSIAQYVEGNYEEAARLGLDSYEKNPSYTSNLRMTAASLMETGRTGEAQELVAVMKRLDPDYSLQKFQENQPFDDPKVGQRYVTVLRDAGLD; the protein is encoded by the coding sequence GTGCAGAAGACACTGCAAATCTCGGTTATCGGGGATGTTGAAATTCGCCTTTCCGGAGAGGCTGTTCTGACGGGCAAGCGCAAGGCGCTGGCATTGCTCACCTATCTGGCACTCGTTGCCCCGCACCGTTTTCCGCGCAGTGTGGTGGCCGGGCTACTGTGGGAGGACGTGTCTGAGGCCGCTGCCCGCAACTCGCTGCGCCAGATCCTGTCGGATGTGCGCAAGGCGTTCACCGGCCCCGCCGAGCCGCTGGTGGCGATCGACCGGGAAACCATTGGGCTGGATCTCGAAAACACTTCCATCGATGCCGTCACACTGATGGATGACCTGGCGGCGGGCCAGCTGCCGGACGTTCTGCAGGCCAACCCGGAACTCCCCGACCTGCTCTTCCGTGGGCTGGACGGCATCGGAAGCGAGTTTGATAGCTGGCTGCGCGAGATGCGGCGCGTGTTTGAAGAGCAACTGACCGAGCGGCTCGGCAAGCTGATCGAACCCGGGCAAGCCGCGGAAGACATCCGCCTTAAGGCCGCCGGCATCTTGTTGCGGCTCGATCCCTACAACGAGAAAGCCTGTCGTGTGGTCATGGCGATCTCGGCCGGGCAGGGCGAGACGCGCGAGGCGCTGAAGGCCTATGATGCGCTCTTCCAGCGGCTGGAAGAGGAGATGGACATCGAGCCCTCGCCCCAGACGCAGGATCTGGCGGTGAAGATCAAAATGGGAGAGTTCAGCGTTGAACCATCTCCCGCGCCTGCCGCCCCGACTGCCGGTCCAGCCGGCCCCGCCGCGCCGCTGGGCCAAAACGGCCCGCCCCGGCTGGCGGTTTTCCCCTTTCAGAACCTCGGCCCGGATGACGTGCCGGATTACTTCGTGGATGGCATCCTTGAGGATACCGTCTGCATGCTCGCCTCCCTGAAGGAGCCGCGGGTTCTGTCCTCCAACTCCACGCGCGGGGTGAACCTGCGCGAGCGCTCCGCGCAGGATCGCGCGCGGGATCTTGGGGCCAATTACACGGTCTTCGGCAGCATCCGCCGCGCGCATCAGCGCTATCATATCTCGGTGCAACTGGTGGAAGTGGGCACCGAGCTTGTGGAATGGGCGCGGACCTATACCGCCAGCGAGAACGAGCTGTTTGACATCCAGAGCCATATCGCGGGCTCTATCGCCAACCGGCTGCAGCCCTCCGTGCAAACGGCCGAACTGCGCCGTACCAACGGCTTCAAACCGGCCGATCTTTCCGCTTATCACCTGACCCTGCGCGCTAAGGAGCTGGCCTTCCGGCTCAACCGCGAAAGCTTCGGCGAAGCGCGCGATCTGCTGGTGATGGCGGCGGAAAAGGATCCGACCTTCGCCCCCACCTTCATCGCCCTGACGGATTGGTATTCGATCAGCCTCGGGCAGGGCTGGTCCTCCGATGTGGGCAAGGATTGGCGCGCCTTGGAAGACGCCGCCTCGCAGGCACTGCGCCTGAGCGGCGAAAGCGGCCGCGCGCTGGCGATGTATGCCCACAACCGCGCCATCCACGGCGGGGCGCGCTCTGTCTCTCACCAGATGCTGGAGCGGGCGCTGGAGCATTCCCCCAGCGACGCTGAAACCCTGCTCTGGACGGTGCCGACCTTCGCCTTTCAGGGGCAGGCCGCTCTTGCGGTGCAGAACGGGCAGCGCGCGATGACGCTTTCGCCGCAGGATCCCTTCATGTTCCGCTACGAGCATTTCCTCAGCATCGCGCAATATGTGGAAGGCAACTACGAGGAAGCCGCGCGGCTTGGGCTGGACAGCTACGAGAAGAACCCCTCCTACACGTCAAACCTGCGGATGACGGCGGCCTCGCTCATGGAAACGGGCCGCACCGGCGAAGCACAGGAGCTCGTGGCCGTGATGAAGCGGCTCGATCCCGACTATTCCCTTCAGAAATTTCAGGAAAACCAACCCTTTGACGATCCGAAAGTGGGGCAGCGCTATGTGACTGTCCTACGGGATGCGGGGCTGGATTGA
- a CDS encoding phosphatase PAP2 family protein yields the protein MVGYLNGGVNGGVNGGVNGGVNGGVNGGVNGGVNGGVSTSPYAIGGAPLHIPIVDSLSNVDDKPFAMITDVEFPEAAWAASLKAQLIVNKFCKTDWDDPATGIQGTAPDNSAAAIEAEIQKLIHERNYLRGQRVGEILAQVDGSELYWSNLLMAGANNRPRTAELIACGMMIGTVVAMHFKHKWKRARPSQVFPAIMPAIPTPRHPSYPSGHATQSFLVMQLLAAVLPGEKDNVMFPYIRSMADRIAHNREVAGVHFGSDSDEGERLAQEVYERYLTQLAPLQDLITAAKAEWVDVASTLPLKDSGELDGPPNVSKQIARDLANDLAKDA from the coding sequence ATGGTCGGATATTTGAACGGCGGTGTGAATGGCGGCGTTAACGGAGGTGTTAACGGCGGGGTGAATGGTGGCGTGAACGGCGGCGTCAACGGCGGGGTCAACGGGGGCGTGTCCACAAGCCCCTACGCCATTGGCGGCGCGCCCCTGCATATTCCAATCGTGGATTCGCTGAGCAACGTCGACGACAAGCCCTTCGCGATGATCACCGATGTGGAATTCCCGGAAGCAGCCTGGGCGGCGAGCCTGAAGGCGCAGCTGATCGTCAACAAGTTCTGCAAGACGGATTGGGACGATCCCGCCACCGGCATTCAGGGCACCGCGCCTGACAATTCGGCGGCCGCCATCGAGGCCGAGATCCAGAAGCTGATCCATGAGCGCAATTACCTGCGCGGCCAGCGCGTGGGCGAGATCCTCGCGCAGGTGGATGGCTCGGAGCTCTACTGGTCCAACCTTCTGATGGCGGGGGCCAACAACCGCCCGCGCACCGCCGAGCTGATCGCCTGCGGCATGATGATCGGCACCGTTGTGGCGATGCATTTCAAGCACAAGTGGAAGCGCGCCCGGCCGAGCCAGGTGTTCCCGGCGATCATGCCCGCCATCCCCACGCCGCGCCATCCCTCCTACCCGAGCGGCCATGCCACGCAGTCTTTCCTCGTGATGCAGCTTCTGGCCGCCGTGCTGCCCGGCGAGAAGGACAACGTGATGTTCCCCTACATCCGCTCCATGGCCGATCGCATCGCCCACAACCGCGAGGTGGCCGGGGTGCATTTCGGCTCGGATTCCGATGAGGGCGAGCGTCTGGCGCAGGAAGTCTATGAGCGTTACCTGACGCAGCTTGCCCCGCTGCAGGATCTGATCACGGCGGCGAAGGCGGAATGGGTGGATGTGGCCTCCACGCTGCCACTGAAGGATTCCGGCGAGCTGGACGGTCCGCCCAATGTCTCCAAGCAGATCGCGCGGGATTTGGCCAATGATCTGGCAAAGGATGCATGA
- a CDS encoding SDR family oxidoreductase → MHPAAFSLTGKTALITGATSGLGFEIAKLFARQGAHVLVNGRSPESCALAMSGIEGHARPLPFDATSPEAIEATMAQFTPGGLDILVNNVGLRDRRALADFNAADVARLINADLVAPFLLAQQAARLMVTGGTRGRIINISSIAGIIAQSGDAAYTSAKAGVNGMTKALAAELGPHGITVNAIAPGFFRTAPNAKAAQDPKIQARLEAATALKRWGEPPELAPAALFLASEEASYVTGQVLAVDGGYTSHY, encoded by the coding sequence ATGCATCCTGCCGCCTTCAGTCTCACCGGAAAAACCGCCCTGATCACCGGGGCCACCAGCGGGCTTGGGTTCGAGATTGCAAAGCTCTTTGCCCGGCAGGGTGCGCATGTTTTGGTGAATGGCCGCAGCCCAGAAAGCTGCGCGCTTGCGATGTCGGGCATCGAGGGCCACGCCCGCCCCCTGCCCTTTGACGCCACATCGCCTGAGGCCATCGAAGCCACCATGGCGCAGTTTACGCCGGGCGGGCTGGACATCCTTGTCAACAACGTCGGGCTACGTGACCGCCGGGCGCTCGCCGATTTCAACGCCGCCGATGTGGCGCGGCTGATCAACGCCGATCTTGTGGCGCCCTTCCTGCTGGCCCAACAGGCGGCGCGGCTGATGGTAACGGGCGGCACGCGAGGGCGGATTATCAACATCTCGTCGATTGCCGGGATCATCGCCCAGAGTGGCGATGCGGCCTATACATCGGCCAAGGCCGGAGTGAACGGGATGACGAAAGCTCTGGCGGCAGAGCTTGGCCCTCACGGGATCACCGTAAACGCCATCGCGCCGGGCTTTTTCCGCACCGCCCCCAATGCGAAAGCCGCGCAGGATCCGAAGATACAAGCGCGGCTGGAAGCGGCAACCGCGCTCAAGCGCTGGGGCGAGCCGCCAGAACTGGCCCCGGCGGCGCTGTTTCTGGCTTCTGAGGAAGCCTCTTATGTGACGGGGCAGGTTCTGGCCGTGGATGGCGGCTACACGAGCCATTACTAG